A window of Longispora fulva contains these coding sequences:
- a CDS encoding DnaB-like helicase C-terminal domain-containing protein: MQTLSRALQSRDGEGKALPVVFPTLEAMGARFRTGQLVLIASGPGGGKSAFATTLALRSKVPTLYLSPDSDRTTLGTRIAGSLTGDKVRDVEEALYTGKGAKFFDAIVSNTAHIRFSFDAGPTLDDIDEEVMCYERVHGRYPQLMVVDNLKDCYVEENGDGGEHVRYGRVIDYLHELTRLTGMCVVILHHLTGRYEDGEEPAPLSALLGKVGKTPRLILTIHRPDEFHMGVSIVKNSNGRMDPSGYFNTLIPYDRETQILGGL; this comes from the coding sequence ATGCAGACGCTATCCCGCGCTCTCCAGAGCCGAGACGGGGAAGGCAAAGCCCTCCCGGTTGTCTTTCCCACGCTCGAAGCCATGGGGGCGCGATTTCGCACCGGTCAGCTTGTGCTGATCGCCTCCGGCCCCGGTGGGGGAAAGAGCGCCTTCGCAACGACGTTGGCGCTTAGGTCGAAAGTCCCCACGCTGTACCTGTCTCCGGACTCGGACCGAACCACACTCGGAACCCGCATCGCGGGCAGCCTGACGGGTGACAAGGTCCGCGACGTTGAAGAGGCGTTGTACACCGGCAAGGGCGCGAAGTTCTTTGACGCCATCGTGTCAAACACGGCGCATATCCGCTTCAGCTTCGACGCTGGGCCAACGCTCGATGACATAGACGAAGAGGTGATGTGTTACGAGCGGGTGCACGGACGCTATCCGCAATTAATGGTGGTCGACAACCTGAAAGACTGCTACGTCGAAGAGAACGGCGACGGCGGGGAGCACGTCCGCTACGGACGCGTCATCGACTACCTACATGAACTGACGCGACTAACCGGCATGTGCGTGGTCATTCTTCACCACTTGACCGGGCGCTACGAAGACGGAGAAGAGCCCGCCCCGTTGTCTGCGCTACTCGGCAAAGTGGGCAAGACCCCGCGCTTGATCCTCACCATTCACAGGCCGGACGAATTCCATATGGGAGTGTCGATCGTCAAGAACTCCAACGGGCGCATGGACCCTTCCGGCTACTTCAACACCCTCATTCCCTATGACCGCGAAACGCAGATTCTAGGAGGGCTCTAA
- a CDS encoding HNH endonuclease, with the protein MPRRPCLDCPALHTNPSRCDRCQARWRVEHPRLRGSATARGYGIAWQRLRAAVVSEHVALYGQWCPGWRRDGHSAQALTADHVIPKSKGGTDDRSNLAVLCHSCNSAKRDR; encoded by the coding sequence GTGCCTCGCCGTCCGTGCCTCGACTGCCCTGCCCTGCACACCAACCCCTCGCGCTGTGACCGATGCCAGGCCCGCTGGCGGGTTGAGCATCCCCGCCTTCGTGGATCGGCTACCGCCCGTGGATACGGCATCGCCTGGCAGCGCCTACGCGCTGCCGTTGTCTCTGAACACGTGGCCCTCTACGGCCAGTGGTGCCCAGGGTGGAGACGTGACGGTCACAGCGCCCAGGCGCTGACCGCAGACCACGTGATCCCGAAGTCCAAGGGCGGCACCGACGACCGGTCCAACCTCGCCGTGCTGTGTCACTCGTGCAACAGCGCCAAGCGTGACCGGTAG
- a CDS encoding PD-(D/E)XK nuclease family protein, which translates to MHRSVSQLGTYSRCSEAYRLERIEQVPQRPAAWTMQGTAFHVAVEQWERSGRSIDPLPIFYAEYDRLIEEAKARA; encoded by the coding sequence ATGCACAGATCAGTAAGCCAGTTGGGGACGTACTCGCGCTGTTCTGAGGCGTACCGCCTTGAGCGCATCGAGCAAGTTCCGCAACGGCCCGCAGCATGGACCATGCAGGGAACCGCGTTTCACGTCGCGGTAGAGCAGTGGGAGCGAAGCGGCAGGAGCATTGACCCGCTGCCCATCTTCTACGCCGAATATGACCGGCTGATCGAAGAGGCGAAGGCCCGTGCCTGA
- a CDS encoding metallophosphoesterase, whose protein sequence is MTKRIVIVSDTQIPYHHKPALRNVIRYIGESQPDRVIQIGDLADYPNPSRWNAGTRGEYAGSVKADSEVVKRDFLGPLREVYSGPVGVHEGNHDLRPREYLASRAPALDFSDAFNVEVLCDFDGFGIDRLPDFEEVAPGWLTTHGHLGFPLSRVAGVTALGGARKTGKSIVCGHTHRLGVTAESRGYSGRTEMLTGFEVGHLMDIKSPGAAYLKTGAGNWQMGFGLLEVTGTYVNPRPIYMSANGRFTIDSKDYR, encoded by the coding sequence ATGACCAAACGCATTGTCATCGTCAGTGACACGCAGATTCCGTACCACCACAAGCCGGCACTCCGAAACGTCATCCGCTACATCGGGGAGTCTCAGCCCGACCGTGTAATTCAGATCGGGGACCTAGCCGACTACCCGAACCCCTCACGCTGGAACGCCGGAACCCGTGGGGAGTACGCGGGCAGCGTCAAGGCGGACAGCGAGGTTGTGAAACGCGACTTCCTAGGCCCGCTGCGGGAGGTCTACTCCGGCCCGGTGGGAGTGCACGAGGGCAACCACGATCTTCGGCCACGTGAGTACCTCGCCAGCCGTGCCCCCGCGCTGGACTTCTCCGACGCGTTCAACGTGGAAGTCCTCTGCGACTTCGACGGCTTCGGCATCGACCGTCTCCCCGACTTCGAGGAGGTGGCCCCCGGGTGGCTCACCACTCACGGACACCTCGGATTCCCTCTATCGCGGGTAGCCGGAGTAACGGCACTCGGAGGGGCGCGCAAGACCGGAAAGAGCATCGTGTGTGGACACACGCACCGCCTGGGCGTGACCGCCGAAAGCCGGGGCTACTCGGGGCGAACCGAGATGCTGACCGGCTTCGAAGTCGGTCACCTCATGGACATCAAGAGCCCCGGAGCTGCCTACCTCAAGACCGGTGCCGGTAACTGGCAAATGGGCTTCGGACTCTTGGAAGTCACCGGAACCTATGTCAACCCGCGCCCTATCTACATGTCCGCGAACGGACGTTTCACCATCGACAGCAAGGACTATCGTTGA
- a CDS encoding helix-turn-helix domain-containing protein — MTDAEMPTGAMLKAWRNDAGVSLAGMIKREAFLTKGYMSQIENGKKPVSPEIVAAYDRALGGDEVKRRALLSLATAGAISPATMIEVIRHGLVTGHGNDWDAIVADYARRFLVDPSAVYGEGLVSELAVVRALINDGQQSSDLYRAAASLAHYYGLWLGNQADLGNAHRWYRSSISLADASGDAEVRTYTRGRSLARGIYEGYSVRQTLDGAAEVLAMTRRPTVGKLEAHSARVHVYALTREAAKGREAVKGMADVASALPADSGATERVAFVNAYAECRYGNLSEAEAAVSKALPMLRDRPMWLAETNVYRGRAMVAAGHIEDGLSHALATVTELRHDVRVIGVAVRDVVTAVPGDYRSDALETLRGYADPNPGPWETLR; from the coding sequence ATGACTGACGCTGAGATGCCAACAGGAGCCATGCTCAAGGCATGGCGAAACGATGCCGGGGTGTCCCTGGCCGGGATGATCAAGCGCGAGGCGTTCCTGACCAAGGGCTACATGAGCCAGATCGAGAACGGCAAGAAGCCGGTCTCACCGGAGATCGTCGCCGCGTACGACAGAGCGTTGGGAGGTGACGAGGTGAAGCGAAGGGCTCTGTTGTCCCTGGCCACCGCTGGGGCGATATCACCAGCAACCATGATCGAAGTGATCCGACATGGGCTCGTCACCGGTCATGGCAACGACTGGGACGCGATCGTTGCGGACTACGCGCGCCGTTTCCTTGTCGACCCTTCCGCCGTGTACGGGGAAGGTCTCGTGTCGGAGTTGGCGGTTGTCCGCGCGTTGATCAACGATGGTCAGCAGTCATCGGACCTGTACCGCGCTGCCGCCAGCCTGGCCCACTACTACGGGTTGTGGCTGGGCAACCAAGCTGACCTTGGCAACGCCCATCGGTGGTACCGGTCGTCGATCAGCCTCGCGGACGCGAGCGGCGACGCGGAGGTTCGGACGTACACGCGTGGGCGCAGCCTGGCTAGAGGGATCTATGAGGGCTACTCCGTGCGCCAGACGCTAGACGGAGCTGCGGAAGTGCTCGCCATGACGCGCCGCCCCACGGTCGGCAAATTGGAAGCCCACTCAGCACGGGTCCATGTGTATGCGCTGACCAGGGAAGCGGCCAAGGGCCGCGAGGCTGTCAAGGGCATGGCAGATGTCGCAAGCGCTCTACCCGCAGACTCGGGGGCAACTGAACGGGTCGCCTTCGTCAATGCGTACGCAGAATGCCGCTACGGCAACCTGAGCGAAGCTGAGGCGGCAGTGTCCAAGGCTCTGCCAATGCTCCGTGATCGGCCCATGTGGCTTGCAGAGACAAACGTCTACCGAGGCAGGGCGATGGTTGCCGCCGGGCACATCGAAGATGGGCTTTCTCATGCCCTAGCCACTGTCACTGAACTTCGTCACGACGTTCGGGTGATCGGGGTCGCTGTGCGAGACGTGGTGACAGCCGTGCCGGGGGACTACCGCTCGGACGCGCTGGAAACCCTCCGGGGGTACGCTGACCCTAACCCCGGCCCCTGGGAGACGCTGAGATGA
- a CDS encoding nucleotide modification associated domain-containing protein gives MVDIESAVALSWLLDILMSTQPERPEWEACRERTPQEGQALNEREPIPYTLTKWPEPERDYDDEDDYPRQDEWPDEFTFADAVGLTFNDAKELLLERHAKYGPRNIADAPGGPLNGLRVRMTDKLARINNYVDGGGVADFADDSLQDAFIDIANYGLIGLMVLRGYWPAGGSR, from the coding sequence TTGGTCGACATCGAATCCGCGGTGGCACTCTCATGGCTCCTTGACATCCTCATGTCAACCCAGCCGGAGCGCCCGGAGTGGGAAGCCTGCCGGGAGCGGACCCCGCAGGAAGGCCAGGCGCTCAACGAGCGCGAGCCCATCCCGTACACCCTGACGAAGTGGCCCGAGCCTGAGCGGGACTACGACGACGAAGACGACTACCCGCGTCAAGACGAGTGGCCCGATGAGTTCACTTTCGCAGACGCGGTAGGGCTGACGTTCAATGACGCCAAGGAACTTCTCCTTGAGCGGCACGCCAAGTACGGACCCCGCAACATCGCAGACGCGCCAGGCGGACCACTCAACGGCCTTCGCGTCCGCATGACTGACAAACTCGCCCGGATCAACAATTACGTTGACGGCGGCGGAGTTGCCGACTTCGCAGACGACAGCCTTCAAGACGCGTTCATCGACATCGCCAACTACGGGCTCATTGGGTTGATGGTTCTTCGCGGGTATTGGCCCGCTGGGGGCAGCCGATGA
- a CDS encoding Lsr2 dimerization domain-containing protein: MGEKLIKLKFDDLDGSEDGVEEVTFYHHGGKYAVDLGEKHREELAAIQAEFDERMSKFLKVARKAGGNSAPVAASVRPTTTSTVDPSGWTASRRKTFRAEYLTRVRTWGRGQGKDIADKARVPQDVIDAYVIAHPEDTGNQTNVWQTP, from the coding sequence ATGGGCGAGAAGCTCATTAAGTTGAAGTTTGACGATCTTGACGGGTCCGAAGACGGCGTTGAGGAAGTCACCTTCTATCACCACGGGGGAAAGTACGCCGTCGACCTGGGCGAGAAGCACCGGGAAGAACTCGCAGCTATCCAAGCCGAATTTGACGAGCGAATGTCAAAGTTCCTCAAAGTCGCGCGCAAGGCCGGAGGCAACTCCGCCCCGGTCGCAGCCAGCGTCCGGCCAACCACCACTAGCACCGTTGATCCGTCCGGCTGGACAGCCTCACGGAGGAAAACCTTCCGCGCCGAGTACCTGACGCGCGTCAGGACCTGGGGGAGAGGGCAGGGTAAGGACATCGCGGACAAGGCCCGCGTCCCCCAAGACGTGATTGACGCCTACGTGATCGCTCACCCCGAAGACACTGGCAACCAGACGAACGTGTGGCAGACACCGTGA
- a CDS encoding UTP--glucose-1-phosphate uridylyltransferase, producing MATRFLPATKAVPKELFPVVDRPVLEYIVGEAASAGIRDVLLVTGKGKTAMVDHFDRRADAEERLLAKGDLVRLAAVRRPEELADIYTCRQPEPLGLGHAVGCAESHVGDQPFAVLLADEFTDEGDPLLSDMIELQAQKGGIVLAFIEVPWEEVSRYGVASVEPTDVEDVVRVTGLVEKPAREDAPSNLIVVGRYVLPSTIFEAIRKTEPGAGGEIQLTDAMVRLLDEGTPVHGIVFRRIRHDTGQPVGYLQALVRLACQREDIGPELRGWLKNFVNTELS from the coding sequence ATGGCCACCCGCTTCCTACCAGCGACGAAGGCCGTCCCCAAAGAACTCTTCCCCGTAGTCGACCGCCCGGTGCTGGAGTACATCGTGGGTGAGGCCGCCTCGGCCGGCATCCGCGACGTGCTGTTGGTGACGGGCAAGGGCAAGACCGCGATGGTCGATCACTTCGACCGCCGTGCCGACGCCGAGGAGCGACTCCTCGCGAAGGGCGACCTGGTCCGGCTCGCCGCCGTCCGCCGCCCCGAGGAACTCGCCGACATCTACACCTGCCGTCAACCCGAACCCCTCGGGCTGGGCCACGCCGTCGGCTGCGCCGAGTCGCACGTCGGCGACCAGCCGTTCGCCGTCCTGCTGGCCGACGAGTTCACCGACGAGGGCGATCCGCTGCTCTCCGACATGATCGAACTCCAGGCCCAGAAGGGCGGCATCGTGCTCGCCTTCATCGAGGTGCCCTGGGAGGAGGTCAGCCGGTACGGCGTGGCCTCCGTCGAGCCGACCGACGTCGAGGACGTCGTCCGGGTCACCGGCCTGGTGGAGAAGCCGGCCCGCGAGGACGCCCCCAGCAACCTGATCGTCGTCGGCCGGTATGTTCTGCCGTCGACCATCTTCGAGGCGATCCGCAAGACCGAACCCGGAGCGGGCGGCGAGATCCAGTTGACGGACGCCATGGTGCGGCTGCTCGACGAGGGCACGCCCGTGCACGGCATCGTGTTCCGCCGGATCCGGCACGACACCGGCCAGCCGGTCGGTTACCTGCAAGCTCTCGTCCGCCTAGCCTGCCAGCGGGAGGACATCGGCCCGGAACTACGGGGCTGGCTGAAGAATTTTGTGAACACGGAGCTCTCATGA
- a CDS encoding toprim domain-containing protein, with the protein MEERTAAYAASLQGSDAERYLIEDRGLNPRALEYFRLGFVANPFPGDSGYAGRICIPYLTESGVTSLRFRAVGDGQGPKYLSLPGEVPRIYGPEALSYDYPYIAVCEGEIDTITARMAGVSAVGLPGANTWQPFMARAFKGYATVYVLADDDKAGWDLGERLARQVANVSIIAMDGGDVNSFVREHGAEALRQKIGLET; encoded by the coding sequence TTGGAGGAACGGACAGCGGCCTACGCCGCGAGCCTGCAAGGCAGCGACGCAGAGCGCTATCTGATCGAGGACCGGGGCCTGAACCCGAGAGCACTGGAGTATTTCCGCCTGGGCTTCGTCGCAAACCCCTTTCCGGGGGATAGCGGCTACGCGGGGCGGATCTGCATTCCCTACCTGACCGAATCGGGCGTGACATCGCTGCGGTTTCGCGCAGTCGGGGACGGCCAAGGGCCTAAGTACTTGAGCCTTCCCGGAGAAGTCCCCCGAATCTACGGGCCTGAAGCCCTCAGTTACGACTATCCCTACATCGCAGTCTGCGAAGGGGAAATCGACACGATTACCGCCCGCATGGCGGGCGTGAGCGCCGTGGGTCTTCCCGGCGCGAATACCTGGCAGCCGTTCATGGCGCGGGCTTTCAAGGGCTACGCCACGGTGTACGTCCTTGCCGACGACGACAAAGCCGGGTGGGACCTGGGCGAACGGCTAGCCCGCCAAGTCGCCAACGTTTCCATTATCGCCATGGACGGCGGCGACGTGAACTCATTCGTCCGCGAACACGGAGCCGAAGCGCTCCGCCAGAAGATAGGACTTGAGACTTGA
- a CDS encoding phage terminase small subunit P27 family encodes MHLAAVAAVPDPPATLGEIGAAVWERLWTAGQGWLSLTTDLDVLTRLAEAHDERQAMREQIAADGYMVAGSQGQPRPHPLLTHLRALEAQMTRWESLCGFTPADRSRLGYAEVKKVSLLDEMANRRAQRGAVP; translated from the coding sequence GTGCACCTTGCCGCCGTCGCGGCCGTGCCCGATCCTCCGGCCACGCTGGGGGAGATCGGCGCGGCTGTGTGGGAGCGGCTGTGGACAGCCGGTCAAGGCTGGCTGTCGTTGACGACTGACCTTGACGTGTTGACGCGCCTCGCTGAGGCGCACGACGAGCGCCAAGCCATGCGGGAACAGATAGCCGCTGACGGCTACATGGTCGCCGGTTCCCAGGGGCAGCCCCGGCCACACCCGTTGCTGACGCACCTTCGCGCCCTTGAAGCCCAGATGACCCGCTGGGAATCGCTGTGCGGCTTCACGCCCGCTGACCGTTCCCGTCTCGGCTACGCCGAAGTCAAGAAGGTCTCTCTCCTCGATGAGATGGCCAACCGTCGCGCCCAGCGGGGCGCGGTTCCCTAG
- a CDS encoding histone-like nucleoid-structuring protein Lsr2 yields the protein MAQKVTVSLIDDLDQGQADETVTFGLDGATYVIDLSSKNAEKLRAALAKYITAGRRQRSTPRASGRHTVTVQRVPATADKEQNKAVREWAQRNGHKVSSRGRISQDIVDLYNAQAGK from the coding sequence ATGGCGCAGAAAGTCACCGTTAGCCTTATCGATGACCTAGATCAGGGTCAGGCGGATGAAACCGTGACGTTCGGTCTTGATGGGGCAACCTACGTCATCGATCTTTCATCGAAGAACGCCGAGAAGCTTCGTGCCGCCCTGGCGAAGTACATCACTGCCGGGCGTCGGCAGCGCTCAACGCCGCGCGCTTCCGGTCGGCATACCGTGACTGTGCAGCGCGTACCGGCAACCGCAGACAAGGAACAGAACAAGGCGGTCAGGGAGTGGGCGCAGCGGAACGGGCACAAGGTGTCCAGTCGGGGGCGGATCTCCCAAGACATCGTTGATCTATACAACGCCCAGGCGGGCAAGTAA
- a CDS encoding PD-(D/E)XK nuclease family protein encodes MPDLDVWMRAPRITTENDIERRRETGASQVLTYCAEARSAPWKVWELPDGTPALEVAFRLLLGEIEVWGAIDQVLIWPDGQLSVRDLKTGNKPVSHIQLGVYALAINEMFGEDIRYGDYWLAKTSEASGMIDLSSYTADYLTAAFAALNRGIEARVFLPNLTDSCRITCGVRDYCREFGGA; translated from the coding sequence GTGCCTGACCTTGACGTGTGGATGAGAGCCCCCCGCATCACGACGGAGAATGACATAGAACGGCGAAGGGAAACCGGAGCCAGCCAGGTTCTCACCTACTGCGCTGAGGCCCGCTCCGCACCGTGGAAGGTGTGGGAGCTGCCAGACGGCACGCCCGCGCTCGAAGTCGCCTTTCGGCTGTTGCTGGGCGAAATCGAGGTGTGGGGAGCCATTGACCAAGTGCTGATCTGGCCAGACGGTCAACTCTCCGTTCGGGACCTGAAGACCGGCAACAAGCCCGTGAGCCACATTCAGCTAGGCGTCTACGCACTGGCTATCAACGAGATGTTCGGAGAGGACATCCGTTACGGCGACTACTGGCTAGCCAAGACCAGCGAGGCAAGCGGAATGATCGACCTTTCCAGTTACACGGCCGACTACCTGACTGCCGCGTTCGCGGCCTTGAACCGGGGCATTGAGGCCCGCGTGTTCCTTCCCAACCTGACGGATTCCTGCCGCATCACGTGCGGCGTAAGGGACTACTGCCGGGAGTTCGGGGGTGCCTGA
- a CDS encoding 5-formyltetrahydrofolate cyclo-ligase produces MLGTMLAEKTALRTTLLSARRATPATARSFAAERILAAVAELLMTVRPGTVAGYVPVGSEPGGPELPNALGPRVLLPVLLDDLDLDWAGGALVPGPRGLLEPSGPRLGVDAIATADLVIVPALAVDHSGARLGKGGGSYDRALARVRPGVPVVAVVFDGEFLPRVPAEPHDRPVTGVITPSGGFECLPRHVD; encoded by the coding sequence ATGCTTGGCACCATGTTGGCGGAAAAGACGGCGCTGCGCACCACCCTGCTCTCCGCGCGGAGAGCCACACCGGCCACTGCCAGGTCTTTCGCCGCGGAACGGATTCTGGCCGCGGTGGCTGAGCTGTTGATGACGGTACGTCCGGGAACGGTCGCCGGTTACGTCCCGGTCGGCAGTGAACCCGGTGGACCCGAGTTGCCTAACGCGCTGGGCCCCCGGGTGTTACTGCCGGTGCTGCTGGACGACCTGGATCTGGACTGGGCCGGCGGCGCGCTGGTGCCCGGCCCGCGCGGCCTGCTGGAGCCGTCCGGCCCGCGGCTCGGGGTGGACGCGATCGCGACGGCCGACCTGGTGATCGTGCCGGCGCTGGCCGTCGACCACTCCGGGGCCCGGCTGGGCAAGGGCGGGGGCTCCTATGACCGGGCGCTGGCGAGGGTCCGGCCCGGCGTACCCGTCGTGGCGGTCGTCTTCGACGGGGAGTTCCTCCCCCGGGTGCCGGCGGAGCCGCACGACCGCCCGGTGACCGGTGTTATCACCCCGAGTGGTGGATTTGAGTGTCTTCCTCGCCACGTCGACTAG
- a CDS encoding FmdB family zinc ribbon protein — MPTYQYACTECGHQLEAVQSFSDDALTTCPECTGKLRKLFSAVGVVFKGSGWAHKEQSTKPALAAPKQATGESAPAAAPVATPATTSAN, encoded by the coding sequence GTGCCCACATACCAGTACGCGTGCACCGAGTGTGGTCACCAGCTCGAGGCCGTGCAGTCGTTCAGTGACGACGCCCTGACCACATGCCCGGAGTGCACCGGCAAGCTGCGCAAACTCTTCTCCGCCGTGGGTGTCGTGTTCAAGGGCTCAGGTTGGGCTCATAAGGAACAGAGCACCAAGCCGGCGCTTGCGGCCCCGAAGCAGGCCACGGGTGAATCCGCCCCAGCAGCCGCACCCGTCGCAACCCCCGCCACGACCAGCGCAAACTAG
- a CDS encoding FDXHR family putative zinc-binding protein produces the protein MRLALDNKTAPDGRPLGSACGPSCLPLRGQVMAHCSVCHNTFGGVTHFDAHRSGGYCHDPASKGLVREAGLWATEEGHDKRRDSAALMEKARASRGKNAQISKPVGDVLALF, from the coding sequence GTGAGACTCGCGCTGGACAACAAGACCGCCCCGGACGGCAGGCCGCTCGGTTCGGCGTGCGGGCCTTCCTGCCTGCCGCTTCGAGGCCAAGTGATGGCGCATTGCTCGGTCTGTCACAACACCTTCGGGGGCGTGACGCACTTCGACGCTCACCGTTCCGGGGGCTACTGCCATGACCCCGCGAGCAAGGGCCTTGTCCGCGAAGCCGGCCTATGGGCCACGGAGGAAGGGCACGACAAGCGGCGCGACTCCGCCGCGTTGATGGAAAAGGCCCGCGCATCGAGAGGAAAGAATGCACAGATCAGTAAGCCAGTTGGGGACGTACTCGCGCTGTTCTGA
- a CDS encoding DNA polymerase yields MHVVEREEDLAAFADFVRSHPVLAFDTETTGLDIFASNFRCRLAQFGTTREAWVVPVEAGPRFGWYAAQALRTASRIIAHNLTFDALVAERCLGVPLEELCAKSTDTRILSHLGDPRAAHEGGTGHRLEELTAAFIDKEVAERVKGSVRAMAKELKMTKAEFFRLVPLDHEGYVRYAGMDVILTARLDPLLSTRVPLSARKLIRYEHDIARVCAVMERRGFLLDVEYTRGLSLRLGDDEARYTAEAAVLGVGNINAPQQVADALIRRGVTIPDTTKTGKPKVDKFLLDALVSNGDPLAAAVQRAKRAGKWRETYADKFLELIDADGRIHCGINSLAARTARMSIVRPSLQTLPSKESLIRSCFLAEPGEVIISTDYDGMELRVLAALSGDVAMKRAFAEGADLHLMTAQAAFGPQATPKQRGYGKTANFAYVFGGGAAVIAKQCGIPLDTAKRVVDAFARAYPGVTRLAKALQAQARMRGHVTTVTGRVLPVDRGRIYSALNYYVQSSARDVLGRGLLAMDAAGLTPYLRLPVHDEVIGSAPLADAADIGKEFARLMAMNMRGVDISASPDVGGTSWGSLYEQ; encoded by the coding sequence GTGCACGTCGTGGAGCGGGAAGAAGACCTAGCCGCGTTCGCGGACTTCGTCCGCTCCCACCCTGTTCTAGCGTTCGACACGGAGACGACCGGGCTTGACATCTTCGCGTCAAACTTCCGGTGCCGTCTGGCGCAGTTCGGCACGACGCGGGAAGCCTGGGTTGTGCCGGTGGAAGCCGGCCCCCGCTTCGGGTGGTACGCCGCTCAGGCATTGCGCACCGCATCGCGGATCATCGCGCACAACCTCACGTTTGACGCTCTCGTAGCCGAGAGGTGTCTAGGCGTGCCGTTGGAAGAGCTGTGCGCGAAGTCAACGGACACAAGGATTCTGTCCCACCTGGGCGACCCGAGAGCAGCACACGAAGGCGGCACCGGGCACAGGCTCGAAGAGCTGACAGCGGCGTTCATTGACAAGGAGGTAGCCGAACGCGTCAAGGGCTCCGTGCGGGCCATGGCGAAGGAACTCAAGATGACGAAGGCGGAGTTCTTCCGCTTGGTCCCCCTCGATCACGAGGGCTATGTGAGATACGCGGGAATGGACGTGATCCTGACCGCGAGGCTTGACCCGCTGCTGTCAACGCGGGTGCCGCTGTCCGCGCGGAAACTGATCCGCTACGAGCACGACATAGCCCGCGTGTGCGCGGTCATGGAACGGCGCGGCTTCCTGCTCGATGTCGAGTACACCCGGGGCCTGTCGCTGCGCCTGGGCGACGATGAGGCCCGCTACACCGCTGAGGCTGCCGTCCTGGGCGTGGGCAACATCAACGCCCCGCAGCAAGTAGCCGACGCGCTCATTCGGCGCGGGGTCACCATCCCGGACACCACGAAGACCGGGAAGCCGAAGGTGGACAAGTTCCTACTTGACGCGCTCGTGTCAAACGGTGACCCGCTCGCGGCAGCGGTACAGCGGGCCAAGCGGGCGGGCAAGTGGCGCGAGACGTACGCGGATAAGTTCCTAGAACTCATCGATGCGGACGGGCGGATTCACTGCGGCATCAACTCCCTTGCCGCGCGCACCGCGCGCATGTCGATCGTTCGTCCATCGCTACAAACGTTGCCCAGTAAGGAATCCCTGATCCGCTCGTGCTTCCTCGCAGAGCCCGGGGAAGTGATCATCTCCACCGACTATGACGGCATGGAACTTCGGGTGTTGGCTGCGCTGTCCGGGGACGTCGCGATGAAGCGGGCGTTCGCGGAGGGGGCGGACCTTCACCTGATGACCGCTCAAGCCGCGTTCGGCCCGCAGGCGACCCCGAAGCAACGCGGCTACGGCAAGACAGCCAACTTCGCCTATGTGTTTGGGGGCGGAGCTGCCGTCATCGCCAAACAGTGCGGTATCCCCCTCGACACAGCCAAGCGGGTTGTCGACGCGTTCGCGCGGGCCTATCCAGGCGTGACCCGACTCGCCAAGGCCCTACAGGCACAAGCCCGGATGCGCGGGCACGTCACCACGGTCACGGGCCGCGTGCTCCCGGTGGACCGGGGGCGGATCTACAGCGCCTTGAACTACTACGTCCAGTCCAGCGCCCGAGACGTACTCGGCCGGGGGTTGCTGGCCATGGACGCGGCGGGTCTGACGCCGTATCTCAGGCTCCCCGTTCACGACGAAGTGATCGGCTCCGCGCCGCTGGCGGACGCCGCAGACATCGGAAAGGAGTTCGCACGCTTGATGGCAATGAACATGCGGGGAGTCGACATCTCGGCATCCCCGGACGTCGGGGGCACGTCCTGGGGGTCGCTGTATGAGCAGTGA